DNA from candidate division KSB1 bacterium:
AAGTCCCCGAACGTCCTTGGTGAGAAGCACCAGGACGCCAAAATTGACTAAAGTCGAAGCCGCCGAAGCCTTCGGTCGAACCTCCAGCAAATGCGCCATATTTGCGCATTTGATCGTATTGTTTCCGTTTGGCCGGGTCCCGGAGCACATTGTAGGCCTCGGAAATTTCCTTAAATTTTGCCTCGGCTGATTTATCCCCCCGATTCTTGTCTGGGTGATATTTCTTGGCAAGCTCGCGATACACCCGCTTGATCTCTTCATCCGAGGCATTTTCGCTTACTCCTAATATGTCGTAATAATCTCGCTTGGGCATCGTTAGTTCTCAGCTACCTTCTCCACTTTAATCACTTTCACCTGGGCTGGACGCAACAACCGATCGTGAAATTGATATCCAGAGCGCCATTCCTCTGCAACAATTGCATCACCATCGTGGTGATTATCTTCGCTCATTATTGCCTCATGGAGCTCCGGATCAAATTTTTGTCCCTTCGCATGGATGCGCCTCAGCCCATGTCCTGTCAAGATGTCCATCATCTTCTGATATATTAATTTCAACCCATTGAAAAATTCACTCTGATTATTATTGGAATCGACATGACTCAGCATTCGTTCGAAATCGTCAATTACAGGCAGCAGCGAACCCACCAATTCACTTTTAAACAAGTTCGAAAGTTCCAAACGCTCTTTCTCAACTCGCTTCTTATAGTTCATAAATTCGGCTTGCAACCGCTGCAATTGCTCCACATAATTATTCTTCTCTGGAGACTCCTTCGCAGCGTTTTTCTGCGCCTGCGGTTCGGCCGACTCTATCTTTTTCTCATCCGCCACCTCTTGAGCATTCTTGCTACCGTCTGCCGTTTCATCGGTGATTTTTATCTCGAATTCTTGGTCATGTTCTTTTTTCTCTACCATCCATCAACTCCATCAATTAATTGACCTCAATTTTTATCTCCTGAGCGCCAGATTTCCTCTGCCGTGGTAAAGTGACCTCAAGCAACCCATTCTCATATTTCGCGGTGATCTTCTCTTTGTTCACCTCCTCTGGAATATGGATCGACCGACGGAATGGGCCATAATAGCACTCGGAGCGAAGATGCTGCTTCAGATCATGCAATGGCTTCCGCTCACCACTGATCCGTAAGTTGTTCTCATTCATACTGATTTTGATTTCATCGCGTTTTACCCCAGGAATCTCTGCGATGACAATGTAGGCATCATCCGTTTCCACCAAATCAACTGCCGGTTGCCAGTAGCCAGATTCCCACTCCGGTTCATTTCGCAAAAAATCTTTGACCACCCGATGCACTTCTTTTCTCAAATTTCTCAGATCATGCCATGGATAGAAAAACATTCCTCGGTACATAGCTGCCTCCTCTAGATTGATTTTTTATTTTCGATTTTTTCCTATTTAATTACAAACACTGTGCCACATGCCTCGGTCTGTTTAACGTCCTGTTTTTCTTTAAAGACAGCGAATTCATTTATCGATGTATCATCCACACAAACCCTGTCAAATTGGCAGACCAACTTGAATAATTGTTCCTATTAAAGTGCTCAGCAAACTCCAAATGCTGGTCAATTTCAGCAAATAAGTAAAGCTTATCATTTCGACGAGAATTTTGGCATGGATCAATCTGGTCGATCAAACGATTGCATGAAATAGGCAGATTCCTCACTGTTCGTGATTTTGACTCAGGAACGGTTCGGTTGAGAAGCTGGCAAAATTTTCGCTTTGAAGGAAATTGGAAAAAAAGGAAACTTTTCTCAGCCTAAAATGTACGAGTTAATCCCTCTGACCATTTGCAGGATTCAAGATTTTATAAGCAATAGAATTTAGCTTTTTGAAATTGAACATTCGATCGAACGAGCATAAAATTTTAAAGGCGAGGCTGCTGGCGAGAATTTTTATGGAAACGGCTCACGAATCCCAATTGAAACGACTTCCAGATTAAAGGGGGTATATCATGCTGGTGCTGCCGAAAACGGTGACAATCTCAGTGAGCCGTTTGAATAGAATGGGCACCTCATAATACCTCAACAAAACAATGAAAGCAATTTTCGCCCCTTCTCATTTTAAAAATATGCACTTTTCCTTGATCCAGTTGGCTAATAAGATTTTCAAACTCTGCTGCAGAAGCAACCTTTCGGCTATCGATTTCCAGAATTATATCGTTTGGTTGAATGCCAGCATCATGCCCAGGGCTGAATTGCTGAACCGAGACCACCAAAACCCCCTCTCCCATTTTCAAGTTCATTTGCTCGGCTAACCGACTGGTGATGGTTTCAACCTCCAAACCCAAGTTGCGGAACTTTCGCGCCGGTTTCGGAAAACTGATGGGAGTTCGAGATCCAGTTCGCTCTGCCAGGGTGACCGGAATCTTTAACACTCGATCACCTCGTAATAAAGTGAGCGAGACGACCTCTCCAGGTCGCTTCTGAGCAATAATGCTTTGAACAATGTTGCCTTTATTGACCACTTGATGGTCGATTTTTACAAGAATATCCTTTTCTTGGATTCCAGCTCGTTCGGCTGGGCTTTCCTCAGCCACATGATCGATAAAGATGCCAAACGGATATTTTAATCCCATTGCGCGAGCGATCTTTTCGTTGACGTCCTGCATCGAAATACCAAGATAGCTTCGAATCACATAGCCATGCTGAATCAGTTTTTTCATGATTTCTTGGGCTAAATTGATCGGAATTGCAAATCCGTAGCCTTGGTTGTACCCCGACTGGGTGGCAATGGCTGTATTAATGCCAATAACTTCGCCGCGAAGATTCACTAGTGGACCGCCGCTGTTGCCAGGATTAATAGGAGCGTCGGTCTGAATGAAATTCTCGACGCCAAAACTATCCGAAATGATATTGATATCTCTTCCCAGGGCACTGACAATGCCGGCTGTTACGGTAGAACGAAGCTCGAGCGGATTGCCAATGGCCAATACCCATTCTCCGATCTCCACTGAATCGGAATTGCCAAACTGAGCCACGGGCAAATGATCCGCAGCGATCTTGATAACGGCTAATTCAGTCAAAGGATCTGCTCCGACAAGGTTAGCCTCAAAACTACGATCATCTGCCAAGGTAACAGTAATCCGTTCGGCT
Protein-coding regions in this window:
- a CDS encoding nucleotide exchange factor GrpE, with amino-acid sequence MVEKKEHDQEFEIKITDETADGSKNAQEVADEKKIESAEPQAQKNAAKESPEKNNYVEQLQRLQAEFMNYKKRVEKERLELSNLFKSELVGSLLPVIDDFERMLSHVDSNNNQSEFFNGLKLIYQKMMDILTGHGLRRIHAKGQKFDPELHEAIMSEDNHHDGDAIVAEEWRSGYQFHDRLLRPAQVKVIKVEKVAEN
- a CDS encoding Hsp20/alpha crystallin family protein, producing the protein MYRGMFFYPWHDLRNLRKEVHRVVKDFLRNEPEWESGYWQPAVDLVETDDAYIVIAEIPGVKRDEIKISMNENNLRISGERKPLHDLKQHLRSECYYGPFRRSIHIPEEVNKEKITAKYENGLLEVTLPRQRKSGAQEIKIEVN
- a CDS encoding Do family serine endopeptidase, which produces MACSKTRNLKIRYGIILVSCVALLIVAAPCFFIMAKTPPSGSLLPFRSDQSDEQTFPQSFTKIAKKVIPTVVAINSVMTVYANELWNEQFGNIELKEFFEDRYLHIPLPKEFRQKGSGSGIIVTSDGYILTNMHVVEKAERITVTLADDRSFEANLVGADPLTELAVIKIAADHLPVAQFGNSDSVEIGEWVLAIGNPLELRSTVTAGIVSALGRDINIISDSFGVENFIQTDAPINPGNSGGPLVNLRGEVIGINTAIATQSGYNQGYGFAIPINLAQEIMKKLIQHGYVIRSYLGISMQDVNEKIARAMGLKYPFGIFIDHVAEESPAERAGIQEKDILVKIDHQVVNKGNIVQSIIAQKRPGEVVSLTLLRGDRVLKIPVTLAERTGSRTPISFPKPARKFRNLGLEVETITSRLAEQMNLKMGEGVLVVSVQQFSPGHDAGIQPNDIILEIDSRKVASAAEFENLISQLDQGKVHIFKMRRGENCFHCFVEVL